The Candidatus Neomarinimicrobiota bacterium genome includes the window TCTGACTTCTGAATTCTGAATTCTGAATTCAGAAGTCAGAAGTCAGAAGTCAGAAGTCAGAAGTCAGAAGTCAGAAGTCAGAATTCAGAAGTCAGAAGTCAGAAGTCAGAATTCAGAAGTCAAAGGTCAAAGGTCAAAACCACATATTAAAACTATATCTACAGGCATAAATGTTTACGCTTTGCGATCTCTGCACTCTCGTGGTTAGCATTTTTTTTTGGATACACCAAGCTCCAACAAAAATCTACTCGGGTAGCTTGTAATTCCTTTTTTCCTGCTCCTCATGTTCACGGTACAGGGTGAGTACGTGTCCGATCAAGCTCACAAACTGCGCATTGGCACCCTCTATGATGGAATCCAAAAATTGCTCTTTTTCAGTTTTAAAGGCAATGAATTTTACTTTTATCAGCTCATGTTGACCCAAAGCTACATCAATGCTTTGAATGCTTTGCTGATTGACACCACCCTTGCCAATCTGAACCAACGGTTTCAGTGAATTCGCCTGTGATTTTAAGTATTTTTTTTGCTTTGATGAAAGGGGTTCCATTGTGTCTCCTTAGCCCCGATCCACAGTACGCAATCGAACGTCCAGGAAAATTGTCGGGTTGTTTGGTTCAGGCTCTCGCCGTAAGTAATCATTTATCAATAAGTGGTAGAAAATAATGCCCACTGCATATAAAACAGCTGTGA containing:
- the yhbY gene encoding ribosome assembly RNA-binding protein YhbY, whose translation is MEPLSSKQKKYLKSQANSLKPLVQIGKGGVNQQSIQSIDVALGQHELIKVKFIAFKTEKEQFLDSIIEGANAQFVSLIGHVLTLYREHEEQEKRNYKLPE